The segment tctcacatacacactctctcacaaacacactatctctcttacacacacacagagagactctctatctcacacacacactctctcacacacacatccacacacacatactctctctcacacactctctctctcacacacacacacacatactctctctcacacagacacacacacatcttctctcacacacacactctttctctcacacacactctctcacacacacacacatactctctctctctctctctcacacacacacacacactctctctcacacacgtactttctctctctctctcacacacacacacatatactctctcacagacacacacacacacatactctctctcacacacacacacactctctctctcacagacacacacatactctctctcgcacacacacacacactctctatctctcacacacacactctctcatacacacacacacacacacacacacacacatatataaaattatatgttcCTTAAAACGCCATTCAAGTAATTTGTTTTACATTATTCactatatttgtttaaataaagtaaCAGTAAACAGAGGTAGCACAAGTTACTACAGCAAATGCTGCTACTGTTTCAGCCCCAGTTTGCTAAATGAGATTCCGCCCAAGATCTGTCCATGGAGCACTGGAACTCCCTGATCTATATGCAAAGTACTATAAAGAAGGTAACACTGCACTTGAAGACTgtgcaggatatatatataaatatatatatatatatatatatatatatatatatatatatatatacacacatacatatatatgttcctGCACAGCTGGATCACAGGTTCACAGGTTCTGCTAACATTTACTTCCCATGCTTTCCTGGACCATATCTGCAAGGACAATGCCTTCTGCCTCAACCCCTCCCATATAGGATTTGATTGGTCCACAGCTCCTGACCTGATCAGAACGACTCCATCATCTTTTGCATCTCTAGCTCTCATTACTCTGCAGCCTTCCCATCCTTCCTCTCACACAACATTCATTCACTTGAGGTGAACAGGCAAATGTTTCCGCTAAAATAAGGACAGCAAGTCTGCGTAATAAATAGCAGAGCAGTAGTGATACAAGGGAGCCCTCTTGCTCTTGCAATCCATTAGACTTCTGTTGTGCTTATCACACAATTCCTATGATATTTATTGttgacttttttttctttataaagttTTGAGACCCTTTATTGGCTACAGATTTTATGTAATAAACATTGAAAAATAATTGTGAGAAAAAGTTACAATCTCATTTTAGGTAGCCAGCCTAGCAAATCCAACACATTTAAAAGTATATACATGATTATCAATTTTGCTACCAGCTATTAGATGTACAACTGGAATATGATatagctcttaaagggatactaaacccaaatttacgtttagccaccaatcaacaagtgcttcccagggttctgaaccttaaTTGGGCTTGGTCCTAAGCTTAGATCCctgcaagatagcaagagaactgagaacatgtgataataggagtaaattaaaaagttgctgaaaattgcatgctctatctgaatcatgaaagaaaaaaatgtaggtttagtatccctttaatatttattacaTTGTTACAGAATAGCTTTCCTAATATAAGCACTTGTGGTTCACTATAATATTGCCCATTAACAAGTATATTATTTAGGCTAATGTTGTATTAAAGAGAGCAACCAGCATGTGTATTCTCTTAAAGAAACAAGATGACTGAAAATTGTTAGAATAATGCTGTAGTTCTATATAAAAGTTTGGGCAATAGAGTTTCTTTTTTGGTTTTACAACCTCCACACTTAAAAGGAAATGTGCAGTATTCtatagtctgcattgtgtagttttACATAAAAAAACCATGCAAAATACCTTTAATGATTGTTTTCAATTGACTGTAGAAGGGTTGAAGGGATACACTGAAATTAGTTTTCACAagtctaaccctgccacatatatgtccctaattagcCTCAGTAAAGTTCACAAACTGAAAAATAATTCATGATTTGTTAACTAAATGATAGTAGCTAGCCTTGTCTGCTCCACTAAAATGTCTAGATTGGCTTCAGCTCAAGTGCTGAATGAAGTAtggctattaaaaacaattgcagaaaaaaaaggtgttaatctgttctaaaccCTTCACACTCTGTTCatattttaattgcaatttaaCAGAATAGTTTTGCAATTACAAAGATGTTAAAGCCCCCTTTAATCTAAATTGGGGAATTAGAATAATGTTCCACAAAAGGGacactgagttttttttttttttgtaaaacacttccaaaaaaaagtacaaattaatGCTCCTCATTTAAATTAACTTAATGCTTTCATATATGTCTTCCAGATACACATTTATCTCCCCAACAGCCATGTAGGAGTTAATTTTACCAGCCAGTCAGTATTACTAGCAAGTCCAAAAGCAGTGCTTCACAgctgtttttaatttaaatcaaaGAACGTTCActtaatacttttgtataaataGAATActttcaaaatgttaaaaaaactgcTCTCAAATGTATGATATAAAATTTACttgcaaaatgtccctttaaagggatatgaaacccatttttttttcttccatgagtcaaaattaaacaacttttactcaatttacttctattatcaaatttgcttcattttcttggtatcatttgttgaagcagcagcaaagcactgctggtAGCTATAGTTTAACATATCaggtgacccaatgacaagagataaatgtgcagccacccaatcaacagctagttccaaGTAGAGGGTtgctgctagggttgccacctcagccatgttttcctggacacttatgagttacacatgctgcagggtgtgcagggaggaacatgtattgtgtttctggacagcactatccatattcctccctgcacaccctgcagcatgtgtaacttataagtgttctgtattttaagggacaggtggcaaccctagttgctgCTGCTGCTTAggttacctaagtatgctttttaacaaaggatataaaaagaaggaagtaaattagataacagaagtcataaggaaatgtttttaaaattgctgcactatcactttaattttggctttattgTCCCATTAAGTAGATTAATAAATAAACAGTATACTTTTTTGGATTTCcctttattttctaggtttactttgTGACTATCcatgctgtaatatatatatatatatatatatatatatttatacatagatatatatatatatatatatatatatatatatatatatatatatatatatatatatatatatatatatatatatatatatatatatatatatatactatatacacacagctgcagtatgaaagtttttaatttttaaacagggTAGCTCTGTGAGATAGAGtggaatgtgtttgtttttttcttaacagCATACTTGTTACTTTAGGCACAACAAAtatcagtactatatatatatatatatttatatatactgtatatatacagtatatatatatatatatatatatatatatatattaataaaggttTTCCAATTTTCAGAGTTCTCTGTCCAGAACTGTGTGTAAAAGCAAagttgtgtgtatatttatatgtatatagacacacacagcaaTATGTATATGTCAGTTTGCTCTATGTTCAGCAACGTGTGACTTTTGTATGCAGAGTTTTCCCCTCTAGCACAATCCAGCTATGAAAAAACAGCAGAGCTCTCAATGCAGATGAATAATGCAGCCACCATATAGAGAATCAATATTTCTATATGTGTGTTTAATCTCTTAAAATTGATCCTGGACAGTATAATTCATTACACACAATCAAGTGTGACACATAGGTGGTATAAGAACATTGTTTATATGTGGGCCGTGTCACATGCCCCATGATATGTAGTGTTAAGAGTGGAGAGGAAAAGAGTGTACACGAAAACTATTCATGACAATTAATGTCTTTGAAGAGAACACAGGATCTTTTTAAAACATCTGACATCTCCCTCTGCAAACAACTGACACAGAACAACGTGCTGCTGTAGAACTGTAGAAAGATGTCAAATACACCTAGGTAAAATCAGAGATAAAAGGCAAAAACATGAAGCACAGTCCCTGCCATAAACGTGTAAAGTAGAAACCTGCTTATATTGGGGTCGATCACAAGCTTATTTAATGATTTATTTACTAAAATCCCTATAGACTGTAATTGTGGTTTTCTATTGAAAattattagataaacttttctaccgAATTGTAATTGACCTCATTATTCCGAAACCAGAAGGCAAATAACAGCTGTCCCTATCCATGGTGCTAATGCACAGGAGCTGTCCCTCTCCAAAAGGTGCTGAACTGCTGATATAAAGGAACTGTCCCACTTCATGATGAATTCTATCAGCTCACAACAtgagcaaacatatatatatatatatatatatatatatatatatatatatatatatatatatatatatatatatatatatatatatatatatatatatatatatatatatataataagctctgcattacactaaaataaaatgctgATGTGTAAAATCAATGATGCACATATGTGCAACGTCTTTGCAGGGACAGATACACCCACACAGGGACTGGAAATATTTATATTGATCATGCACATTGTATGCCACTGCAGTAAATACCCATGTTAAACCAGAACACGTATAGCAAGTATAGCATATTAATGACTAAACAGAAGCCAAAATGTATAAGGGCTTGGGCTCACTTGGTTTAAATGCAAGGGGAATATTGTACAACTTGGAGCTTCAGTAAACAATCAAatcaattataaaataaaataaaaaacagtgagAGCGAGTACTGCTCAGTATGCAGTTATATACTATTATCAAATAATATATGCAAAGGGAATAACATTTGGCAGAACATATACTCCACAAAGTAAACACACTGTACCTAGTCACAATGTACATAAAGCACGTTTCATGTAGCTAACATATAACGGTTTAGGGTATACAAATGATCTAAAGGAAAATGTAGACACACCAGAAACAAGACTATTCGGATAATCTGGACGGGGCAAGTACACTGCATCTCTGTTCCAGCTCCTGCCGTGTCAGCTGTAGGGAGAGCACTGAAAGGGGGGGAGGGGTGGGCACATCACTTAACAAGGGAAAGTCATCCCACGTGGAGAGCAGACAGTAACCCCTCCCATCCCAGTGCAGATCAATCAGGTAACATTGTGCCAGTTACTGCCGTGTTAGCAGATCTGCCCGGGCTATATAAAGGATGAGAGAGCTCAGAAGCTGCGCTGTGAGCCACGCACATCTGAAAGTCTTCCAGGATGAGCTACACTCTGGAAACTATAGGCAGCCCCTCttataggaggatggcagagactAGAACCAGCTATGGACGGACAAGCAGCTCTCCGTCCAGTGGGTTTAGATCCCAAAGCTGGTCCAGAAGTACCCCCAGCACCATCTCCTCCTCCTATAAGAGGAGCAACCTGGCTGTTCCCAGAGGGTTCAGCTCTAGTGACAGCCTGGATATTAGTCAGTCCTCTGGCTACAATGGGGACCTCAAGCAAGTAAGATCAAGTGAGAAAGAACAGCTACAAGGGCTTAATGATCGTTTTGCTGGTTACATTGAGAAAGTGCATTACCTGGAGCAGCAGAACAAAGAGATTGAAGCTGAGATTCAGGCCCTTAGACAAAAACAGAGCGGTCACTCCCAATTGAGTGATGTCTACGAGCAGGAATTGAGGGAGCTGCGTTCCAACCTTGAGCTCATCGGTCACGAAAAGGCTCAGAGGATACTGGACTCAGAACACTTAGAGGAGGACATTCAGAGGCTGAAGGAGAGATATGAAGAGGAAGCTCGAATCAGAGATGAGACAGAAGCTGCCATCCGGGCAATGAAGAAAGACATGGAGGACACATCCTTGATAAGGGTGGAGCTGGACAAGAAGGTGATGTCTTTACAAGAAGAGGTGGCCTTCCTCAAAGGTAATCATGAAGAGGAAGTTAACGAGCTGTTGGCACAGATCCAGGCCTCACATATCACGGTGGAGAGGAAAGATTTCCAGAAAACAGACCTGGCCTCTGCCCTGAGGGAAATTCGTTCCCAGCTAGAGGGTCACTCCAACCACAACATGGTCCAAACAGAGGAAGTCTTCAAAACCAGATATGCCAAACTCACCGAGGCAGCAGAGCAGAACAAAGAGGCCATAAAGTCAGCTAAGGATGAGATATCAGAATACAGGAGGCAATTGCATAGCAAGTCCGTGGAGCTTGAATCTGTCAGGGGCACCAAAGATTCACTAGAGAGGCAACTTAATGACATAGAGGAGCGACACAACCATGACTTAACAAGTTACCAGGTAAGAGACTTTAAACTATATAGAATACAATCGTTGCAAGGATGGAAGTATTTGCATTTTGGGTTAGTAAGATTTGATTTATTGTGTTATATTGAGTTTAAAGTCTCTTTTGTAAATTCAACTCGTGGTATATGACAGTTATTTTATGGTATGGTGGGAATGATTTGTAGAATACTGTTTAAGTGGACGATGTTGCTGTAGCTTAGAATTCAGGACTTGTTTAGGAACTGATATGTCATTTGTTGGCAGTATGAAAGATGTTTATTCTTATGCAGAGTGGAGCTTTCCCTGGAAAGTCTGTTTAGCAATCATCAGGCATGGATGTAACAGGTTAAATGTTAGTATATCTTGGAAAACCAACTAAATTATATATGATTAATTTGGCTCTTTCTTGTTCACTCGAATGCAAAGACCTGCCTGCAGGTCTAAGCCCAACTGTGATTTACATCATTGCTGTATCTAACGTACCCTAGATTAGTTTGTATTGTGTGTCAGAAGGGTGCACTGCGCATTTGTAGTTCTGTGGTCACGTTTGTTGTGTATGGGGTGTGTGCAGCAGTTTGCCAGTAGCCTTAAAAAGTGTAATGGAGCATCAGTTAACAATGTGGGTGTGTGGTGCAGTGTGGTATTGCTGTGTAGGGGGTGTGGTGCAGGGTCTCTTTGGAAGTGTAACGCAGTATTGCTGTGTAGGGAGGGTGTGGTGCAGTGACAAAGCACATATTATTGAGTTGTGCATGGGGGTGTGGCACAGGGTGACACAGGGTGTAGAGATGACGATGTGTTGGTGGTGCCGCAGTGGGTTGTGTGGAAGTACTGAGATAGTTATGTGGTTCATTTAAGAGGGGGTGGGGTGATGCTGGGTGTGTGGTGCAGTATGACACGCTGTTTTGTTGTAGTGACTTATGCAGTGCTGAATGTCACTGCAGGTCACACGCTCCTAACTCTGAAGTGTCCCCCTGTTAAATAACCTTTATTTATATGGATATTTTTTTTGTCACACAGGAAACTATCCAACAGCTGGACAATGAGCTGAGAGGAACAAAGTGGGAAATGTCCCGTCACTTGAGAGAGTATCAGGACCTGCTGAATGTCAAGATGGCTCTGGATATAGAAATTGCTGCATACAGGTACCAGGGCAGAGCCAGCTGAATATTAATAGTACTGCAGAGGCTGCTGATACCAGTAGGATGGAACCTTTAACATTCCAGAGCCTGGGAGTGGAACTAAAATCAGCCTTAGCCTATCAAAATCAGTATAAGCAAAAGCAATCTAAGGTTATCCCATAACAGAACAAGCATAGCAATGCAAATCTATCTTCATAAATTGatttgttattatatagcttgcatTGAATTATGCAATTTGTTTTAGTCTCAAACAAAATCACAATATAGCACAGTGTTGCAGTTAGTCAAATGAAAGAAATGCACAAAATCTAGAAATATAAACTGTGTTAGAAGCAGATAAATGTACTAATGATGACATATACAGCATTATTCAGACTTTGCTTCCAAAACTGCCCTGGGTTTACTAacaatttaaataacattacagCAAGACAAATGTTACATATTATTCTGTGGTACAGATTCACTCATTGTAGGGAGGGGGATCTGAATCAGAACAATAAGAAAAAGCAGAAAATGTCTAATTGGAATGTTCTCTAAATTTTGAGTGAATTTTGGATACTGTAGGAAGTTCTAGGGATAGATATGAATAAATAGTGCCCACTACAAAATTAAGATAACTAAATACTTAATGAATTCACTTGGTTTACCCTGATGGGTTATATGACATACATTTGATTTTGTGTTCAGATGAAAGCAAAACTCCTTTAAATGACAAAATTGATCTACAGGATATACATTTCATTGCTAATTAATAGGGAATACAACTGCAAGCTTTCAGGATACTGGGGTCCTCCCTTTGTCAGGCAATATGTTTTCACATGTAAAGCTCAATTATATGTATatgcagcatatatatatttatctattctatctatcatctatctatcaatctatctatctgtctatctaaagATTATTTACCCACATTTCTTGTAATTTACATCTGTACCACGAGGCTGGAGTGTATGCTGCAGGATATTTATCctgaaccctgcaacatgctacatatGATTGATCTgtgcaggagcttgtttatatTAGTTTCTAATTGCCACAACGGAAGAGACAAGATAAAGATACCCAATGAGCTTTTAAAAGGATATGTTCCTACAAAGGTTTTAAAAGCATATATGAACCCACATATcagtttttttaaatgaatatagaaGACATGGCAAGTGCAGAATGGTGGTAATACACTACTGGTCTGGAGCTGAACCAATAaggagaggcatatgtgtgtacccACCAAACACCAGATGTGTTTAGGTCTGTATTGACAGTGTGTTTATGCTTCGGAGCTGACAATATCTATGTGTTAACCCCTTTGCAGATGTAAAACACATAGGTGTAgggaagtaatagtgcaataataaaatgctctaaaccaGTGACGGCTAACCTTAACACTCcatatgttttgaaactacatgtCACATGATGCTTAGGCAGTCTGCAGtcaagttgagcatcatgggaaatatagttctgaaacatcaggggtgccaaggttaacCATCACTACTCTAACGCATTAGAGCAGTTTTTTATTGTAACTGACTAAAGGCCACTTGGCATATTTTGTAGTATGGGGCTATGGTTTACATTACACTACTGCTTAACGTGACATAACATAATGTAAACATCATGTACTGGAGCTACAGCCTAACCAATCATAATCATTCATTTTAAGCAATGAATTGACAAGAATAACAGTGGAAGGATATCCTAAGAGATAGTTAAGCTCACACTGCAATAGAAAATGTAATCAAAcctgatgggccttttggttcttatctgccattgaaatatatgttTCAAAACAATGAATATATGCACAAATAAAAGCAAGGACATATGTAAGCAAAAGAATAACACAAGAGTTCAGGTAACTTAATAACACCTAATCATGCTGAGGTTCTCATTACTAAAACCTACAAGAATCTCAAATCTAAAAATCAATATAAAACATTCCAAAGTAGATCCCATAATCCCATAGCATGTCAAAGGCCTGATTTAGGGAACTTTTTGACAGATATATACATAGAATACCTTAATGTCCATGCCCAGATGGGGGATCTGAGAGAATAATTTCAAATTAAAGTGATACAGGATAATGATTTGCCTTTGAAGTACATCTTGTACCTATAAAAACAGACTTTATGAACCATGATCCCCAAATTAACCAGAACATTGCTAGAGACTTGGAAATCAGTTGATGAGAAAAAAGCATTGCTTAAATACACTAAAAAATCAGTGAAACAAGCTCTTCATTTTTCTCTGTTATTCTGAGTAGATGATTTACTGAAGCAACAGTATTAGACTTGGGGAATACAATTTTTCTTATTAAAATCTTAGTTAACAAAGGTCAGCAAACTACATTAAAATGAATGCAGAGGCCTCTATAAGGAGAATCAAGTTGCATATTGTCTATAGTGTATAGAGATGTGCCCGCAGTTTAAACTGATTACTAAGAAGTTTTTATCTGCTTGTAAGGCGTATAATCATGGAGATCTGTAAAGTGCATGCAATTAAGAATGCATTGCATATGCATAAGTATTTCCTCATGGTTAAATAAGCTTAGCCTTTTATGCATGTCATCAAATATAAAGATTTTTGATGATTCAGTTGGTTTAATATATGTTAACATGGTCTTTATAGATCTCCATATTTCTCTATCTAATGGTTGCCTATgctgaaaactattttacattttttaaataaagataaataatgtaAGTTTAACTCAAGGAAATTTCCAACATTCTACTAATAAAGTTAATTCATATTTGAGACCTCCCACATTCTATAAAATTCGAAATATTATTGTTcacattacatttttaatattaagaCCTCTAGCCATGGGTTATTTCTTAAAACCatttattatactaaaataacaaatGCACATAATCCATTAGTAACCACTTTATCACTTTCTGTAGGAAGCTCCTGGAAGGAGAAGAAACCCGATACAGCACATTCTCCAGTGTGCCCACAGGACCATTGATCACTCACAGACAGACGCCTATCACTGTTTCAACTACACGGGTGCATCAGGTGAGGTCTGAGCCCCCAAGGGTGAAAGTGCAGCATAAGTTTGTTGAGGAGATTATTGAAGAGACCAAGGTAGAAGATGAAAGGTCAGACATGGAGGCTGTACTGGCTGCTATGGCAGAAGATTTTGCTGCAGGACTCTTGAATGGAGATGAACAGGTAGACGAAGAGCAGGAAGAAGAACAGGATGAGGAACAAGCAGAAGAGCAACAAGAAGAGCAAGTTGAGGAAGAGATTGTCGCTGCTGTCAAGTCCACTGTACAAGCAGCTGCAccaggggagggggaggaggaggaagCAGGGGGAGATGAGCAGGAAGAGAAAGAAGAGGCAGAAGAAGAAGGCGAAAAGGAGGCAGATGAGGAAGAGGTAGAAGAGGAAGGGGAGAAAGGAGAAGAAGAGGGTGGTGATGAGGAAGACAAGGGAGAGGAAGAGGTGaaagaggaggagaaagaggaagGAGAGGAATCAGGAGAGGTTGAGGAGACAAAAGCagaaggagaggaggaggagggTGAAAAAACAGAAGAGGAAGATGAGCAAGAGGCAGAAAAGGAAGAAGCAGAGAAGGGAGAAGTAGAAGCAGAGGAGGGAGAAGGTGAGGCAGAAGAGGAGGTTGATAAGAAGGGAGACAAAGAGGAAGGTGAGGAAGAGAAAGAGGaaggagaggaagagaaagaggaagGAGAGGGCGAACAAGAGGAGGAAGAGGCAGAGGAGGAAGCAGAGGGAGAAGTAGAAACTGCAGAGGAGACACAAGAAGAAGTGGTAGAAGAGCTTATGGTGGAAACTAAGATTGTGAGAGTTAAGGCTTCAGTAAGGGAGGCAATAGCTACAGAGGAAgtagaagagggagagaaagaaacagA is part of the Bombina bombina isolate aBomBom1 chromosome 6, aBomBom1.pri, whole genome shotgun sequence genome and harbors:
- the NEFM gene encoding neurofilament medium polypeptide, whose amino-acid sequence is MSYTLETIGSPSYRRMAETRTSYGRTSSSPSSGFRSQSWSRSTPSTISSSYKRSNLAVPRGFSSSDSLDISQSSGYNGDLKQVRSSEKEQLQGLNDRFAGYIEKVHYLEQQNKEIEAEIQALRQKQSGHSQLSDVYEQELRELRSNLELIGHEKAQRILDSEHLEEDIQRLKERYEEEARIRDETEAAIRAMKKDMEDTSLIRVELDKKVMSLQEEVAFLKGNHEEEVNELLAQIQASHITVERKDFQKTDLASALREIRSQLEGHSNHNMVQTEEVFKTRYAKLTEAAEQNKEAIKSAKDEISEYRRQLHSKSVELESVRGTKDSLERQLNDIEERHNHDLTSYQETIQQLDNELRGTKWEMSRHLREYQDLLNVKMALDIEIAAYRKLLEGEETRYSTFSSVPTGPLITHRQTPITVSTTRVHQVRSEPPRVKVQHKFVEEIIEETKVEDERSDMEAVLAAMAEDFAAGLLNGDEQVDEEQEEEQDEEQAEEQQEEQVEEEIVAAVKSTVQAAAPGEGEEEEAGGDEQEEKEEAEEEGEKEADEEEVEEEGEKGEEEGGDEEDKGEEEVKEEEKEEGEESGEVEETKAEGEEEEGEKTEEEDEQEAEKEEAEKGEVEAEEGEGEAEEEVDKKGDKEEGEEEKEEGEEEKEEGEGEQEEEEAEEEAEGEVETAEETQEEVVEELMVETKIVRVKASVREAIATEEVEEGEKETEEEEGGKGEEEGDVAESTEQQEEEKGEDEEKGEDENVEEEEKGEDDNAEAEEEAAEEEGAGDDKGDEETEEKAGSPEEKSVEETIVVAKSASVGSQKEETKEEEDEEEASTPRDDEKEDTVVNGDVAEEKEESEDKGVVTNGLDESPSEDKDSTKSQQTVVITKKEETTTSEGEDGTKYITKSVTVTQKVEKHDESFQEKLVSTKKVEKVTSHAVVKEVTEDK